A section of the Nyctibius grandis isolate bNycGra1 chromosome 32, bNycGra1.pri, whole genome shotgun sequence genome encodes:
- the CRYGS gene encoding gamma-crystallin S produces the protein MSGAGTKVTFYEDKNFLGRCYECDSDCPDFHTYLSRCNSIRVDGGTWVAYERPNFSGNMYVLTHGEYPDYQHWMGLNDRLGSCKAVQIPSGGRGHIQVFEKGDFGGQMFEATKDCPSVMEEWHMHEVHACRVLEGVWIFYEHPNYRGRQYLLPKGEYRKPVEWGAASPAIQSFRSIAQ, from the exons GTCACCTTCTATGAAGACAAGAATTTCTTAGGCCGTTGTTACGAGTGCGACAGCGACTGCCCCGATTTTCACACCTACCTGAGCCGCTGCAACTCCATCCGCGTGGATGGAGGCACCTGGGTGGCCTATGAGAGGCCAAACTTTTCCGGGAACATGTACGTCCTGACGCACGGGGAGTATCCTGACTACCAGCACTGGATGGGCCTCAACGACCGCCTCGGCTCCTGCAAAGCCGTCCAGATA CCAAGTGGAGGCCGGGGCCACATCCAGGTGTTTGAGAAAGGAGATTTTGGTGGGCAGATGTTCGAAGCCACCAAAGACTGCCCTTCTGTGATGGAGGAGTGGCACATGCACGAGGTCCACGCCTGCAGAGTGCTGGAAGGTGTCTGGATTTTCTACGAGCATCCCAACTACCGGGGCAGGCAGTACCTGCTGCCCAAGGGCGAGTACCGCAAACCGGTGGAGTGGGGGGCGGCGAGCCCCGCCATCCAGTCCTTCCGCAGCATCGCCCAGTGA